The following coding sequences lie in one Hoplias malabaricus isolate fHopMal1 chromosome 14, fHopMal1.hap1, whole genome shotgun sequence genomic window:
- the trh gene encoding pro-thyrotropin-releasing hormone: protein MRAWFLLLLSSAALCSLSEVQGQNTGTEEEPGEPPNLENILQRAHNLLMRSILHKMEEEENADALAPQSEWLEKRQHPGKRQHPGKREEEEEEDEDGGDGEDEDYPELELQKRQHPGKRWTLDDPGARDALLNELSKRQHPGKRLALFSKRQHPGKRFWDPSNAWHATPGDPCDALDTTTCDKAKLLLQLLQNLSKTRVEEKRQHPGKRLAQEEELSELE from the exons ATGAGGGCGtggttcctcctcctcctctcctctgcaGCTCTGTGCAGTCTGAGCGAGGTCCAGGGTCAGAACACTGGAACAGAGGAGGAGCCTGGAGAGCCCCCCAACTTGGAGAACATTCTGCAGAGAGCACACAATCTCCTCATGCGTTCCATCCTCCACAAGATGGAAGAAGAGGAGAACGCAGACG CGCTCGCGCCTCAGTCCGAGTGGCTCGAGAAGAGGCAGCACCCGGGGAAGCGGCAGCACCCGGGCAAGCgcgaggaggaggaagaggaggacgaGGACGGCGGCGACGGTGAGGATGAAGATTACCCCGAGCTCGAGCTCCAGAAGAGACAGCATCCGGGAAAGCGCTGGACTCTCGACGACCCCGGTGCGCGCGACGCGCTCCTGAACGAGCTGAGCAAGCGCCAACACCCGGGCAAGCGCCTCGCGCTGTTCAGCAAGAGACAGCACCCCGGCAAGCGCTTCTGGGACCCGTCCAACGCCTGGCACGCGACTCCCGGGGATCCCTGCGACGCCCTGGACACCACCACGTGCGACAAAGCCAAGCTGCTGCTCCAGCTTCTCCAGAATCTCAGCAAAACCCGCGTGGAAGAGAAGAGGCAACACCCGGGGAAGAGGCTCGCGCAGGAGGAAGAGCTGTCAGAGCTGGAGTAG